A stretch of Candidatus Omnitrophota bacterium DNA encodes these proteins:
- a CDS encoding 3-isopropylmalate dehydratase large subunit: MNYVENILSHASGRKSVSAGEYIEARCDTVLMNDVTGPLAVKEFLKRGKKIKNPGSVVIVCDHFTPNKDIQSAENVKFLRDFAKKQKIKFFEIGDGGVEHVILPEKGIVKPGDVVIGADSHTCTYGALGAFSTGVGSTDAAFAMLTGKIWFMVPEVMEFVYSGKKGKFITGKDLILLTIGKVGVFGANYKAMKFAGPVIRALSMDERFTMCNMAIEAGGKAGFVVPDKKTAEYIKGRPGKKARVFADGASAQILKMDISSVKPLVAAPHLPDKVGPAEKMNKVKIDQAVIGSCTNGRISDFAQAAKIMKGRKISAGLRCIILPGSQQVYAEALKKGYIETFLKAGCVIAPPTCGPCLGGHMGILAGGETAISTTNRNFVGRMGAISSRVYLASPYTAAASALRGRIISPEQL, encoded by the coding sequence ATGAATTACGTTGAAAATATTCTATCTCACGCCTCGGGAAGAAAAAGTGTTTCCGCGGGGGAATATATAGAGGCCCGCTGCGACACGGTTCTGATGAACGATGTGACGGGGCCCTTGGCGGTGAAAGAATTCCTCAAAAGAGGAAAGAAGATAAAGAACCCCGGGTCGGTGGTGATCGTCTGTGATCACTTCACGCCCAATAAAGACATCCAATCCGCTGAAAATGTGAAATTCCTGAGGGATTTTGCTAAAAAGCAGAAGATAAAGTTTTTTGAGATCGGCGACGGCGGCGTCGAGCATGTCATTCTGCCGGAGAAAGGAATCGTCAAGCCCGGCGACGTTGTCATAGGCGCGGATTCTCACACCTGCACATACGGGGCGCTGGGCGCTTTTTCCACAGGCGTCGGTTCCACCGATGCGGCTTTCGCCATGCTCACCGGAAAGATCTGGTTTATGGTGCCGGAGGTCATGGAATTTGTTTACAGCGGCAAAAAAGGAAAATTCATAACAGGCAAGGATCTTATTCTCCTGACCATCGGGAAGGTAGGCGTCTTCGGCGCGAATTACAAAGCCATGAAATTCGCGGGGCCTGTCATACGCGCTCTTTCAATGGATGAGAGATTCACCATGTGCAACATGGCCATTGAGGCCGGCGGAAAAGCCGGTTTTGTCGTGCCGGATAAAAAAACCGCGGAGTATATCAAGGGGCGTCCGGGTAAGAAGGCCAGGGTTTTCGCCGACGGAGCTTCGGCTCAGATACTCAAAATGGATATAAGCTCCGTTAAGCCTCTTGTCGCCGCGCCGCATCTTCCCGATAAAGTGGGGCCCGCCGAGAAAATGAATAAAGTAAAAATAGACCAGGCCGTCATAGGTTCCTGCACAAACGGCAGGATAAGCGATTTCGCGCAGGCGGCGAAGATAATGAAAGGCAGGAAGATAAGCGCCGGACTGCGCTGTATAATCCTTCCCGGCAGTCAGCAAGTCTATGCCGAGGCCTTGAAGAAAGGTTACATAGAGACATTCCTGAAAGCGGGTTGCGTTATCGCGCCGCCCACCTGCGGGCCGTGCCTGGGCGGCCACATGGGGATACTCGCTGGCGGAGAAACGGCGATATCCACGACCAACAGGAATTTTGTCGGCAGGATGGGGGCCATCAGCTCCCGTGTGTATCTTGCCTCACCCTACACGGCGGCCGCCTCGGCGCTCAGGGGGCGTATAATATCGCCGGAACAGCTTTAG
- a CDS encoding MBL fold metallo-hydrolase, whose product MEPYCPGRSHLSRPATQNIPLIYVEPEGFQSNCYILNRGDLAFVIDPGVEAERIIRILDEHRINKISIILTHSHADHWAGAPELIKKTGCKIYMGSAAKDVCYRSEVNLAGMSGLEFPEVRGWLPDGETLSEGGMDLKIIFTPGHTSCGISLETEEGLFTGDSVFARGCGRTDLPTGDHKTLMSSIREKILVYPPSTKLFPGHGPFTSVEAEKNLYV is encoded by the coding sequence ATGGAACCGTATTGCCCGGGGCGATCTCATTTATCCCGGCCAGCAACTCAAAATATACCGTTGATATACGTAGAACCCGAAGGTTTTCAGTCAAACTGCTACATTCTTAACAGGGGCGATCTGGCTTTTGTGATAGATCCCGGCGTGGAAGCGGAAAGAATAATCAGAATTCTGGATGAACATAGAATAAACAAAATATCCATAATACTGACGCATTCACATGCGGATCACTGGGCGGGCGCGCCGGAGCTGATCAAAAAAACCGGATGTAAGATATATATGGGCAGCGCGGCGAAAGATGTGTGCTACCGCTCCGAGGTGAATCTTGCCGGCATGTCCGGCCTGGAATTCCCGGAGGTTCGCGGATGGCTCCCCGACGGCGAGACGCTGTCGGAAGGCGGTATGGATCTGAAGATAATTTTTACCCCCGGCCACACAAGTTGCGGCATATCTCTTGAAACTGAAGAGGGGCTGTTTACAGGGGATAGCGTTTTCGCCCGCGGCTGCGGAAGAACGGATCTTCCGACGGGAGATCACAAAACTCTTATGAGCTCTATACGCGAGAAGATCCTTGTTTACCCTCCTTCAACAAAACTTTTCCCCGGTCACGGGCCGTTCACAAGCGTTGAAGCCGAGAAAAATCTCTATGTATGA
- a CDS encoding 2-isopropylmalate synthase, whose amino-acid sequence MSGKIIIFDTTLRDGEQSPGASLTSDQKLIIARELEKMKVDVIEAGFAISSPDDYKSIERISSVLKNVTVCSLARAVEKDIAAAAGALSSARHKRIHTFIATSPVHMKYKLRMSKAEVVSHAVGAVKLARGYCDEVEFSCEDATRSDKKFLREIIEKVISAGAGIINIPDTVGYAYPEEMGKLISYLLANVKNSHKAVFSVHCHNDLGLGTANSLAAVIAGAGQVECTINGLGERAGNAALEEIVMALKVRFPKIKTGVDTHAIARVSGMVSHMTGIAVQPNKAVVGSNAFAHEAGIHQDGVLKKAQTYEIMKPEDVGISGSRLVLGKHSGRAALDKKLKDLGFQVGKDKLDEIFVEFKKLADKKKKVYDEDIIALIEKDMGRRDGFELKNFEVHTTPSGSKGKVTLKKGGKIFRGEASGDGPVDSVLKAVEAVSGRKGKLTDYHVKSITVGKDAQGEVRLRAAFGKKVFAGVSSSTDIIEASILAYLSALNKLELRNIKG is encoded by the coding sequence ATGTCCGGAAAAATAATCATATTTGACACGACTCTGCGCGACGGAGAGCAGTCACCGGGCGCATCGCTTACGAGTGACCAGAAACTCATAATAGCGCGCGAGCTCGAGAAGATGAAAGTGGACGTTATAGAGGCGGGTTTTGCCATATCCTCACCCGACGATTATAAGAGCATAGAAAGGATTTCATCCGTTTTGAAGAATGTGACGGTGTGTTCGCTCGCGCGGGCCGTTGAAAAAGATATTGCCGCCGCCGCAGGCGCCCTTTCCAGCGCCCGGCATAAACGCATACACACTTTTATTGCCACCTCTCCCGTGCACATGAAATACAAGCTCAGGATGTCAAAGGCCGAGGTTGTATCCCACGCCGTGGGAGCGGTAAAACTGGCGCGCGGATATTGCGACGAAGTGGAATTCTCCTGCGAGGACGCCACCAGGAGTGATAAAAAATTCCTCCGCGAAATAATTGAAAAAGTCATATCCGCCGGAGCCGGTATAATAAACATTCCCGATACCGTCGGTTATGCCTATCCGGAAGAGATGGGAAAACTCATAAGTTATCTTCTGGCCAATGTGAAGAATTCGCACAAAGCCGTTTTTTCGGTGCACTGCCACAATGACCTGGGACTGGGCACGGCAAATTCCCTTGCGGCGGTTATCGCCGGAGCCGGTCAGGTGGAATGCACGATCAACGGCCTGGGAGAGCGCGCCGGGAACGCGGCCCTGGAAGAAATAGTCATGGCCCTGAAAGTGCGTTTCCCGAAAATAAAAACCGGCGTTGACACTCACGCTATAGCGCGCGTGTCGGGGATGGTCTCGCACATGACCGGCATCGCCGTGCAGCCGAATAAAGCCGTCGTCGGATCCAACGCTTTCGCCCATGAGGCCGGCATCCATCAGGACGGTGTGCTCAAAAAAGCCCAGACATACGAGATAATGAAGCCGGAAGATGTGGGGATATCGGGTTCGCGGCTCGTTCTCGGAAAGCATTCCGGCCGCGCGGCTCTGGATAAAAAGCTGAAAGATCTCGGTTTTCAGGTCGGAAAAGACAAACTGGATGAGATATTTGTCGAGTTTAAAAAACTGGCTGACAAAAAGAAAAAGGTTTATGACGAAGATATAATAGCGCTCATAGAAAAGGACATGGGCAGAAGAGACGGCTTTGAGCTGAAAAATTTTGAGGTGCACACCACACCGTCCGGCTCAAAGGGAAAGGTGACGCTCAAAAAAGGCGGAAAGATATTCAGGGGCGAGGCCTCCGGCGACGGGCCCGTTGACAGCGTGCTCAAGGCGGTGGAGGCGGTCAGCGGCAGGAAGGGGAAACTCACTGATTATCATGTGAAGTCCATTACTGTCGGAAAAGACGCGCAGGGCGAGGTGCGGCTCAGGGCGGCTTTCGGAAAAAAAGTGTTCGCGGGCGTCTCATCATCCACGGATATAATAGAGGCCTCCATACTGGCATACCTTTCCGCTCTCAACAAACTTGAATTGCGGAATATCAAAGGATGA
- a CDS encoding 3-isopropylmalate dehydratase small subunit yields MKNIIKGRAYVVGDSVDTDVIIPARFLTTDNADELAAHCMEDLDKDFSKKVKTGDIIVAGDNFGCGSSREHAPIAIKASGISAVIAKSFARIFFRNCINIGLMVFVCDMKKDTRPGDEITVDMQKGEIANARTKKIYQVKPVPEFIKKIVSSGGLLNYAVQRRK; encoded by the coding sequence ATGAAAAATATAATAAAAGGCCGCGCTTATGTCGTCGGGGATTCTGTGGACACGGATGTGATAATACCGGCGAGGTTTCTCACGACTGATAACGCGGATGAACTGGCCGCGCACTGCATGGAAGACCTGGATAAAGATTTCAGCAAAAAGGTGAAGACGGGCGATATCATCGTCGCCGGAGACAACTTCGGCTGCGGCTCCTCGCGCGAACACGCGCCCATAGCCATAAAGGCATCTGGCATCTCGGCCGTCATAGCAAAATCGTTCGCGAGGATTTTTTTCCGCAACTGCATAAACATAGGCCTCATGGTTTTTGTCTGTGACATGAAAAAAGACACCCGCCCGGGCGATGAGATAACGGTTGACATGCAGAAGGGCGAGATCGCCAACGCCCGCACGAAAAAGATTTATCAGGTGAAGCCCGTTCCGGAATTCATAAAGAAAATAGTGTCGTCCGGCGGCCTTCTGAATTATGCCGTTCAAAGGAGAAAATGA
- the pabB gene encoding aminodeoxychorismate synthase component I — protein MISCRFETLLPGGGEGKSYYFRDPESVLELKDPSKAEDFFKFLEKLAEKYYVAGFISYELGYALEKCFGKMKSSSFPLALFGVYKKARIRDVLSPSAGGNYRIKNLKLNISKDDYLSSVKKIKKHICAGDIYQADYTLKYKFSFEGDASYFYEDLKRKQRAPYAAHLDFGSIKILSLSPELFFSKNGRSIRVKPMKGTARRGVDNESDSSQADFLFRDEKNRSENLMITDLLRNDLGRIACAGTVKTEKMFKVEKYDTLFQMTSSVKARIRSGVDFYGIIKNIFPSGSVTGAPKIRSMEILRDIEAEKRNVYTGAVGFLSPGGRADFNVPIRTVLLRGARGEMGVGSGIVYDSKPGEEYAECVLKAKFLTDGHKEFCLIETMLFDDELKNLPAHLSRLRSSAGYFGFCFDERKIRSALSRKTRTLSRGRWKIRALLAADGNLSLSSSKAVEAAGALKLAFSSKTVDSSDRFLYHKTSQRALFDAELEKSREKGFFDAVFVNEKGLLTQGAVTNIYAEKRGVIYTPPVSCGLLKGTIRQSLLTLGKVREKNMTPADLRKADAVYVSNAVIGFRKAQLLSNVKT, from the coding sequence ATGATAAGCTGCCGCTTTGAGACGCTGCTTCCCGGTGGCGGAGAAGGGAAATCATATTATTTCAGGGATCCCGAAAGCGTTCTTGAGCTGAAAGACCCGTCCAAAGCGGAAGATTTTTTTAAATTTCTCGAAAAGCTCGCGGAAAAATATTATGTCGCGGGTTTTATAAGCTATGAACTCGGTTACGCTCTTGAAAAATGTTTCGGAAAAATGAAGTCTTCGTCTTTTCCTCTCGCACTTTTCGGCGTTTATAAAAAAGCCCGGATCCGCGATGTTTTGTCCCCTTCGGCCGGAGGGAATTACAGAATAAAAAATTTAAAGCTGAATATCTCAAAAGACGACTATCTATCGTCGGTAAAAAAAATTAAAAAACACATATGTGCGGGTGATATCTACCAGGCGGATTACACGCTGAAATATAAATTTTCCTTTGAAGGTGACGCTAGCTATTTTTATGAGGACCTGAAAAGAAAACAGCGAGCGCCTTATGCCGCTCATCTTGATTTCGGGAGCATAAAAATACTGTCGCTTTCGCCGGAACTTTTTTTCTCAAAAAATGGCAGGAGCATAAGGGTGAAGCCCATGAAAGGCACCGCGCGCAGGGGAGTTGATAATGAGTCAGACAGTTCTCAGGCGGATTTTCTTTTCCGCGATGAGAAGAACAGGAGCGAGAATCTGATGATAACCGACCTTCTGAGAAATGATCTTGGACGCATCGCCTGTGCCGGCACGGTGAAGACGGAAAAAATGTTTAAGGTGGAAAAATATGACACGCTTTTTCAAATGACATCAAGCGTAAAAGCCAGGATCCGGTCCGGCGTGGATTTTTACGGTATAATCAAGAACATTTTCCCCTCGGGCTCGGTGACGGGCGCTCCCAAAATACGTAGCATGGAGATTTTAAGGGACATTGAGGCGGAAAAAAGAAATGTCTATACGGGCGCCGTGGGATTTCTTTCGCCCGGGGGCCGGGCGGATTTTAATGTGCCGATCAGAACCGTTCTTCTGAGAGGCGCCAGGGGTGAGATGGGCGTCGGGAGCGGCATTGTTTACGACTCCAAGCCAGGGGAAGAATACGCCGAATGTGTCCTCAAAGCGAAGTTTCTGACCGATGGCCATAAGGAATTCTGTCTCATAGAAACGATGCTTTTTGACGATGAGCTGAAAAATCTCCCAGCTCATTTATCCCGCTTGAGAAGTTCCGCCGGTTACTTCGGTTTTTGTTTTGATGAGCGCAAAATCCGATCGGCTTTATCGCGTAAAACGCGTACGCTATCCCGCGGGCGCTGGAAAATAAGAGCGCTGCTTGCCGCTGACGGGAATTTGTCTCTGAGCTCCTCAAAAGCGGTTGAGGCCGCCGGAGCGCTGAAACTTGCTTTTTCTTCAAAAACGGTAGATTCATCGGACAGATTTCTTTATCACAAAACAAGCCAGAGGGCTCTTTTTGACGCGGAGCTTGAAAAGTCGAGGGAAAAAGGTTTTTTTGACGCTGTTTTTGTCAACGAAAAAGGCCTCCTCACCCAGGGCGCCGTCACAAATATATACGCCGAAAAGAGGGGAGTGATATACACTCCTCCCGTCTCCTGCGGGCTCCTGAAAGGCACAATAAGGCAGAGCCTTCTAACGCTCGGGAAAGTCAGGGAAAAGAATATGACACCCGCCGATCTCCGCAAGGCCGATGCCGTATATGTTTCCAACGCTGTTATCGGTTTCAGAAAAGCGCAGCTTTTGTCTAATGTCAAGACCTGA
- a CDS encoding type II toxin-antitoxin system Phd/YefM family antitoxin, whose amino-acid sequence MTTLTATDARREFFDIINGAAKSHKIYRISHRKGATVLMSEDDYESLIESLELLSIPGFRASMKKSVRQMKKGETFSFEEVLGKKK is encoded by the coding sequence ATGACGACACTCACAGCCACGGATGCCCGCCGCGAGTTTTTTGATATTATCAACGGCGCGGCAAAAAGCCACAAAATATACAGGATCAGTCACCGCAAGGGCGCGACGGTGCTTATGTCCGAAGACGACTACGAAAGCCTGATAGAATCGCTGGAGCTTCTTTCTATTCCCGGCTTCAGGGCGAGTATGAAAAAGTCTGTTCGCCAAATGAAAAAAGGCGAGACATTTTCCTTTGAAGAGGTGTTAGGGAAAAAAAAGTGA
- a CDS encoding 3-isopropylmalate dehydrogenase — MKKHKIAVIGGDGTGPEVVAEGLKVLKAASKKFGFEYETTMLDWGGERYMRTHEVIPADGIETLKKFDAIYLGAIGHPDVKPGILEKGLLLKMRYDLEQYINHRPVKLYPGVWTPIKDKGPDDIDYVVVRENNEGLYKGLGEFKNKGTKDEVALQTSYNTRRGVERCIRYAFEFTRKRNKRKQLTLCGKTNVLTYAWDLWERTFYEVAKEFPDIKTDYTHVDATCMWMVKNPEWFDVIVTDNMFGDIITDLAAMTQGGMGIAAGGNINPEGVSMFEPIGGSAPKYTGKNVINPLAAICSLGMLLSNIGEEEAAVAVEKAVMTATAGKIKSMSAGKMGMGTTEVGDYVASLI; from the coding sequence ATGAAAAAGCACAAGATAGCGGTTATAGGCGGAGACGGAACAGGGCCGGAAGTCGTCGCGGAAGGGCTGAAAGTCCTTAAAGCGGCCTCAAAAAAGTTCGGCTTTGAGTATGAGACGACAATGCTGGACTGGGGCGGCGAGAGATACATGAGGACCCACGAGGTCATACCCGCCGACGGCATAGAAACACTGAAAAAATTCGACGCCATATATCTGGGCGCGATCGGCCATCCCGACGTGAAACCGGGGATACTTGAAAAAGGCCTTCTTCTGAAAATGAGATACGATCTTGAGCAGTACATAAACCACAGGCCCGTCAAGCTCTATCCCGGAGTGTGGACGCCGATCAAGGACAAGGGCCCGGATGATATAGACTATGTTGTAGTGAGGGAAAACAACGAGGGCCTTTATAAGGGCCTTGGCGAATTCAAGAACAAGGGCACTAAGGACGAGGTGGCTCTTCAGACATCCTATAACACGAGGCGCGGCGTTGAGCGCTGCATAAGATACGCTTTTGAATTCACAAGAAAAAGGAACAAGAGAAAACAGCTCACGCTCTGTGGAAAGACAAATGTTCTCACCTACGCGTGGGATCTCTGGGAAAGGACTTTTTATGAGGTCGCCAAGGAGTTCCCGGACATAAAAACAGATTACACGCATGTTGACGCCACCTGTATGTGGATGGTGAAAAACCCGGAATGGTTTGACGTTATCGTCACGGACAACATGTTCGGCGATATAATCACCGATCTCGCGGCGATGACGCAGGGCGGAATGGGAATAGCCGCCGGCGGAAACATTAATCCGGAGGGCGTGTCCATGTTCGAGCCCATAGGCGGTTCCGCGCCCAAATACACGGGTAAAAATGTCATCAATCCACTGGCCGCTATATGTTCGCTCGGGATGCTGCTTTCAAACATCGGCGAAGAAGAAGCCGCGGTCGCCGTTGAAAAAGCGGTGATGACGGCCACGGCCGGAAAAATCAAATCCATGTCGGCAGGCAAAATGGGCATGGGCACGACGGAAGTCGGCGATTACGTAGCAAGCCTTATCTGA
- the pssA gene encoding CDP-diacylglycerol--serine O-phosphatidyltransferase, giving the protein MEMKRFRTGIYLPSVFTAINIGCGFMSVLFALQDKYSLAAWLIVIGWAMDSMDGYLARMTNTDSKFGMEFDSIADMASFGMAPALLVWIYYLKDFRLGWAVCLLFVLTVAIRLARYNTSASSEEKSPYFEGLPSPAAAGILAAFVLLMEIYKADSPKRSFRFLVERAPLFAHILPFIIILISFLMLTKLRYPHGSRFKLTGMLPMRVFIITIVWLVLFVMYPESVISLMLIAYLLYGLLDIVIRTIRMRKERD; this is encoded by the coding sequence ATGGAGATGAAAAGATTCAGGACGGGGATATATCTTCCCAGCGTTTTCACGGCGATCAATATTGGCTGCGGTTTTATGTCTGTTCTCTTCGCCCTTCAGGATAAATATTCTCTGGCCGCCTGGCTCATCGTTATAGGATGGGCGATGGATTCCATGGACGGTTATTTGGCCCGCATGACAAACACCGACTCCAAATTCGGTATGGAATTTGACAGCATAGCGGATATGGCGTCTTTCGGCATGGCCCCGGCTCTGCTTGTGTGGATATACTACCTCAAGGATTTTCGCCTCGGATGGGCTGTCTGCCTTTTGTTTGTTCTGACCGTGGCGATCAGGCTGGCCCGCTACAACACTTCCGCTTCCTCTGAAGAGAAATCGCCTTATTTTGAGGGCCTTCCGTCGCCGGCGGCCGCGGGAATACTGGCTGCTTTTGTCCTGCTGATGGAAATATACAAGGCGGATTCCCCCAAACGGAGTTTCAGGTTTCTTGTTGAAAGAGCGCCGCTTTTCGCTCACATCCTGCCGTTTATAATAATACTTATCTCATTCCTGATGCTGACAAAATTGAGATACCCCCACGGGAGCAGATTCAAACTCACGGGTATGCTGCCTATGAGGGTTTTCATAATAACGATCGTGTGGCTGGTGCTTTTCGTGATGTATCCGGAAAGCGTTATATCGCTGATGCTCATAGCCTATCTGCTCTACGGATTGCTGGATATTGTCATCAGGACAATCAGGATGAGGAAGGAAAGAGACTGA
- a CDS encoding LysM peptidoglycan-binding domain-containing protein produces MAAILRILLLSFVLLQACSTARYSGAKFDIIYVAHYHDSAERFYNSADYSQSATLCDYALKALLSADRTLLKSEELDYYDKLMDSICRLRLKTAQKLYPEKPDSDFPLVFNDRVEKWIVYYTGGGKGYFEKWLARSGNYVHMFREILRSENMPEELAGVPIIESGVYPFAVSKANAVGLWQFIQPTGKIFGLERNHWYDERRDPVKSTKAAAKMLKELHEKYGDWYLALAAYNCGQGRVNAAIKKQGTNNFWDLYLPKETEDYVPKIIAAVMILKDPLIFGFSDDSDDKVKYETVEVFGPVDLKLAAKCAGCDQKDLVALNPELSRQCTPPDMIPYSLKLPVGKSAAFVKKFSRMDDKHKYLSKKELSAREHKSVVYKVRHGDNLSTIARKYKVSVRKIKEWNRIARGDLIYPGQQLKIYR; encoded by the coding sequence GTGGCTGCCATTCTTAGAATTCTCCTTCTCAGTTTTGTTTTGCTCCAGGCCTGTTCCACGGCCAGGTACTCCGGCGCGAAATTCGATATTATTTACGTGGCGCATTATCACGATTCCGCCGAAAGATTCTACAATTCCGCCGATTATTCACAGTCAGCCACTCTCTGCGATTACGCTCTTAAAGCGCTGCTTTCGGCAGACAGGACTTTGCTGAAATCGGAAGAACTTGACTATTACGACAAGCTGATGGATTCGATATGCCGGTTGAGATTAAAGACCGCCCAAAAACTTTACCCGGAGAAACCGGATTCTGATTTTCCGCTTGTTTTCAATGACCGCGTCGAGAAATGGATTGTATACTACACGGGCGGCGGGAAAGGTTATTTTGAAAAATGGCTTGCGCGAAGCGGAAATTATGTGCACATGTTCAGGGAAATACTCAGATCCGAGAACATGCCTGAAGAGCTTGCCGGCGTGCCTATAATAGAAAGCGGCGTTTATCCCTTTGCCGTTTCAAAAGCCAACGCCGTAGGTTTGTGGCAGTTCATACAGCCCACGGGAAAAATATTCGGACTGGAGAGGAATCACTGGTATGACGAGAGGCGCGACCCCGTGAAATCAACGAAGGCCGCCGCCAAAATGCTGAAAGAGCTGCACGAGAAGTACGGTGACTGGTATCTGGCTCTCGCCGCTTATAATTGCGGCCAGGGCAGGGTGAACGCGGCGATAAAAAAACAGGGCACAAACAATTTTTGGGATTTATATCTTCCGAAGGAAACTGAAGATTATGTGCCGAAGATCATTGCGGCTGTGATGATATTGAAAGACCCTCTGATTTTCGGCTTTTCCGATGATTCGGACGACAAAGTCAAGTATGAAACGGTTGAAGTTTTCGGGCCCGTGGACCTGAAACTCGCCGCGAAGTGCGCCGGATGCGATCAGAAAGATCTCGTCGCGCTTAATCCCGAGCTTTCAAGGCAGTGCACACCGCCGGACATGATTCCTTATTCCCTGAAATTGCCCGTCGGCAAATCAGCGGCTTTTGTTAAAAAATTCTCACGGATGGACGATAAGCACAAATATCTTTCTAAAAAAGAACTGAGCGCGAGAGAACACAAAAGCGTTGTTTACAAGGTGCGGCACGGCGATAACCTCTCTACAATAGCCAGAAAGTATAAGGTGTCCGTCAGAAAAATCAAAGAATGGAACCGTATTGCCCGGGGCGATCTCATTTATCCCGGCCAGCAACTCAAAATATACCGTTGA
- a CDS encoding phosphatidylserine decarboxylase produces the protein MRVSKEVIPVLLPLVAVFAALFVPLFLPVKKELLSSWNFYAAALVFSVALWTLWFFRDPDIKVNASDAHILSPASGRVMSIEETDRGTKVVRIFMNVCSYHIQRAPYGGTVRKITYTHGSFINAAKSDAHIKNERNEVLFDTPRGVIAVTQIVGSIARRILCWKKEGDTVSQGEKFGMIKFGSQVDCEFPGSCQVLVKEGDGLDCARSVIAKWR, from the coding sequence ATGCGGGTTTCAAAAGAAGTCATACCGGTGCTGCTGCCGCTGGTCGCCGTTTTCGCGGCCCTGTTTGTGCCTCTGTTTCTGCCGGTGAAAAAGGAGCTGCTGTCAAGTTGGAACTTTTACGCGGCGGCGCTTGTTTTTTCCGTCGCTTTGTGGACGCTGTGGTTTTTCAGGGATCCCGATATAAAAGTGAATGCGTCAGACGCGCACATCCTCTCTCCGGCTTCCGGACGCGTGATGTCCATCGAGGAAACGGACCGGGGTACGAAAGTTGTGCGGATTTTTATGAATGTGTGCAGTTACCACATCCAGCGCGCGCCTTACGGCGGCACGGTCAGGAAGATAACTTATACGCACGGAAGTTTCATCAATGCCGCCAAAAGCGACGCGCACATCAAAAACGAGAGAAACGAGGTGCTGTTTGACACTCCGCGCGGCGTCATAGCCGTCACGCAGATCGTCGGTTCCATAGCCCGGCGGATACTCTGCTGGAAAAAAGAGGGTGATACGGTCTCGCAGGGCGAAAAGTTCGGCATGATAAAGTTCGGCTCCCAGGTGGATTGCGAATTTCCGGGATCCTGCCAGGTGCTTGTGAAAGAAGGAGACGGACTTGACTGCGCCCGTTCGGTGATAGCGAAATGGAGATGA
- the ilvC gene encoding ketol-acid reductoisomerase codes for MAKIYYDKDASLSALKGKTVAVIGYGSQGHAQAQNLRDSGVNVIVADLPGSDNFEQAKKDGFKPVTCAEAVKKAFWVQMLVPDELQSIIYKNDVEPNLKKGMVLGFSHGFNIRFGQIKPPKTIDVVMVAPKGPGHLVRDVYAAGGGVPNLIAVHQNASKKAKQLALAYSKGIGGTRAGTLETTFSEETETDLFGEQVVLCGGVVELVKAGFEKLVEAGYQPEIAYFECFHELKLIVDLMHTKGIGWMNYSISDTAEYGEYSRGPRIITDETKKEMKKILREIVSGEFAKEWLLENRVGRPVFNQARKESFELKIEEVGGKLRKMMRWLKK; via the coding sequence ATGGCAAAGATTTATTATGACAAAGATGCAAGTTTGTCGGCGTTAAAGGGTAAAACCGTGGCTGTCATAGGTTACGGTTCTCAGGGGCACGCGCAGGCGCAGAATCTCAGGGATTCGGGCGTTAACGTCATCGTCGCTGACCTGCCCGGCTCCGACAATTTTGAACAGGCTAAGAAAGACGGCTTCAAGCCCGTTACCTGTGCGGAAGCGGTCAAAAAAGCTTTCTGGGTGCAGATGCTCGTTCCCGACGAGCTCCAGTCGATAATTTATAAAAACGATGTTGAGCCCAATTTGAAAAAGGGCATGGTGCTGGGTTTTTCCCACGGATTCAACATCCGCTTCGGCCAGATAAAGCCGCCGAAAACGATTGATGTTGTGATGGTCGCCCCGAAAGGGCCCGGCCATCTTGTCAGGGATGTGTATGCCGCCGGCGGCGGCGTGCCGAATCTCATAGCCGTTCATCAGAACGCGTCCAAAAAAGCCAAACAGCTGGCGCTGGCCTATTCAAAAGGCATAGGCGGCACCCGGGCCGGTACACTGGAGACGACTTTTTCGGAAGAGACGGAAACGGATCTTTTCGGAGAGCAGGTTGTTCTCTGCGGCGGCGTTGTGGAGTTGGTCAAGGCCGGCTTTGAGAAGCTCGTTGAGGCGGGTTACCAGCCGGAGATCGCCTATTTTGAATGTTTCCACGAGCTCAAGCTCATCGTCGATCTTATGCACACGAAAGGCATAGGCTGGATGAACTATTCCATCTCTGACACCGCCGAATACGGCGAATATTCAAGAGGCCCGAGGATAATAACTGACGAGACGAAGAAGGAAATGAAAAAGATCCTCAGGGAAATCGTCTCCGGCGAATTCGCGAAAGAATGGCTGCTTGAAAACAGAGTCGGCCGTCCCGTGTTCAATCAGGCGAGAAAGGAAAGCTTTGAGCTTAAGATAGAGGAAGTGGGCGGCAAACTCCGAAAGATGATGCGCTGGCTGAAAAAATAG